A stretch of DNA from Candidatus Bathyarchaeia archaeon:
TTCACGAATACACGAGCCATCTCAGAGGTTTTGGCAAGCCGCTTCAAGGTTTGGGACATAGACTTTCCAGTTTCCATACATCATGGCTCTTTGGCTAAGCCCTCCCGCATTGCGGCGGAAAGAGGCCTAAAAAACGGCGAGTTGAAGGGGTTGGTTTGCACCAGCAGCCTTGAGCTTGGCATAGATGTGGGTCGCATAGACTTGGTGATACAGTACATGAGCCCCCGCCAAGTTACAAGGCTTATTCAGCGAGTTGGAAGAAGCGGTCACAGAATTGGGCGTATAGCCGAGGGAATAATTGTCACGATGGATTCTGATGACACTTTGGAGGCTTTAGCCATAGCAAGGCGCGCCCTAAAAGAGGATTTAGAGCCCGTTGAAATTCCGCCAAAACCCTATGATGCATTAGCCCATCAGATTGCTGGACTACTCCTAAAACAGAAGAGGCTTGAGTTCAGCGAAATCCTAGAAATGTTTAGGAAAGCTTATCCATACACCGACTTAACAATGGAAGACATTGAAAAAATTCTTAGGTATATGCATGAGCGTTTCCCAAGGCTCGCATGGGTTTCCTTTGAAGACAAGGTGGTCCTAAAACCGCGCAGAACAAAGGCGCTCTTTGAATACTATTTTGACAATTTGTCCATGATACCTGAAGAAAAGCAGTACTTGGTGGTGGATGAAACAACAGATCAGGCTGTGGGGATTTTGGACGAAGCCTTCATGGCGGAGTATGGCAAGCCTGGCATAAAGTTCATAATTCGTGGAAGTCCATGGCGGATCCTCCACATTTCAGGCGATAAGGTCTATGTAAAGCCGGTGGACGACCCCACTGGGGCTATTCCAAGCTGGATAGGTGAAGAAATCCCAGTGCCCTTTGAAATAGCCCAGGAAGTCGGCTATATCCGTGGTTTTGTGGAGGAGCAAACCCGCAAAGGTCTGCCTCCAGAAGATATTGCAGCTAAACTTAGCGAGAATTATCCAGCTGAAAAAGAGACAATTTTGGATGCCTTAGCCGAGACTGTTGAACAGGCGGCTGCTGGAATTCCTGTCCCAACGGATAAGCGAATAACCGTCGAAGATTGGGAGGACTTCGTTATCGTCCATGCCCACTTCGGTTCCCTTACGAACAGAGCCTTAGCCCAGCTTGTTGGGCAGCTTCTTTCCGAAAGGGTTGGGTATGGCGTAGTGGTTCAGCACGATCCATACCGCATATTCATACAGGCGATGGGTGCTGCAGACACCGACCAAATTGTCACGTTGTTTGATGAGATGGCTTCAATGGGTGAACAGGCCGTTAGGGATGCTTTAACAAGGGCTACTGTTAAGACTGGCATTTTCAAGAGGCGGATGATTCACGTGGCAAGACGCTTCGGCGCGCTAGAGAAGTGGGCTGACTTCAGCAATGTAAGCCTCCAAAGACTTTTGAAAAGCTTCGAGGGAACCCCCATATTCGAGGAAGCCCTAAAAGAGGTTTTCACAAAAGACTTAGACGTTGAAAGGCTTGTCCAAGTCTTGGCGAGAATCCGTAACAACGAAATAGAAATTATTAAGGTTGAAACTGGCGGAACCGCTACTCCAGTTGCTCGTGTTGGCATTGAACGCGTCAGCATGAAAACAGACCTCATCCCACCTGAAAGGATGCGAGCCGTGCTCATAGAATCAGCAAAGGCGAGACTATTGAACGAGACATGCAATCTCGTATGCACAAACTGCTGGAGTTATGCGGACATGATACGTGTAAAGGACTTACCAGCAAAACCAAAATGTCCAAAATGTGGCTCAGAAGCCATCGGGCTTTTAAGGGTTGAAGAGGAGAGGGTTTTGCCGCTGGTCGAAAAGAAGGGAGAAAAGCTCACTAAAAGTGAGGAAAAACTTCAGAGGCAAGCCTTACAAACAGCCCGCCTAATAGAAAAGTATGGCAAGGCAGCAGCAGTAGCCCTCTGCGCAAGGAAAGTTCAGCCATCAGATGTCAAAGAGGTTCTCGAAAAGGAGGCAACACTCACCGACAAGTTTTATGAGCTTGTTTTGGAGGCTGAACGCAAAGCCATAAGCAAAAGATTCTGGTAGAAGAACCAAGAGACTTACAACAACTTTTAAATGGGAGACCACGTTAATCTGGGTGAGCACGCCTTAACAATTGTGTGGAGATAAAGAAGCGTGGAAATAAGCCGAAAAAGACTCAGAGAAGAAGTCCTAAACAGAATTAAATATGTTAAAAACTGTGTTTTGGCAAGGGAACTATGCCTCCTAATCAGAACAAACAGAGCAGTCCTAGAGCCTAAAGACGTGCAGGAAATATGCCTCTACATTTCAGGCTTATGCAAGGAAGAGGGATGCGAAGAGCCAAGCGATCTTTGCCGCAAGGCAGCAGAGGCCGTGGGTGCCGGAGATGAGGAGAAATATTTGGAGTTGTGTGCTCAAAGCGCCATGAAGTGTGGAGAGTCTAGACGCCCAACACCCAAGAGAGCCACATATGTGGCTTAAACGGGAAAATCTTTAAAAGATTAGAGTATTGGTAAACCAAGATGGAGGCATGCTCACTGTTCATCGCCCCATATGTCCCGACACCGCTCCCAGTCGTCCGCCACATGCTTATTTTGGCACAGCTAAAACCCGGAGAAGTTTTCTTCGACCTCGGCGCCGGAGACGGCAGAACAGTGATAATGGCGGCTAAGGAGTTTGGCGCAAGAGCGGTAGGCGTGGAACTACGCGAGGACCTTGCAAAAAGAGCTCTAAGCACAGTCTATGAGGAGGGACTCCAAGACAGAGTAACAATAGTTAATGGCGACATGTTCAACGTTGACCTCTCATCCGCCGACGTTGTATTCCTATACCTAACCACAAGCGCCAACGAAAAGATAAAACCAAAACTTGAGGCTGAGCTTAGGCCTGGAGCCCGCGTGGTTTCCCATGACTACGAAATTGTGGGATGGAGACCTTTAAAGGTGGAAAACTTCTGCGAAAACCCCAAGCTTGGGTACCCATCCCACACAATATACCTATACAAGAAAGTTTAACACCATTTTAGCGGGAAAAGAGGGAATGTGGAAGCATGCCTAAATCTTTTAAAACATTGTATAGAGTTTCATGGGTGGACACAGACGCTGCCCAAATAGTCCACTTCTCAAACTTCTTCAGATTCGCTGAAAGAGCAGAAGAAGAATTTTACAAGCACCTCGGATTCATAGACTGGTTTGGCTTAAAAGACGTGATAATGCCACGAGTTGAAGCCTTCTGCCAATTCAAGAAGCCAGCAAGGTTCAACGACTTGCTAGAAATAGAGCTCACAGTGGAAGAACTAAGGGAAAAAGCAGTAAAATACGGGTTCAAAATATACAACAAGGAAAAAGCAGAACTGCTGGCCAACGGCTATCTGGTGGCAGTTGCTGTGAATAGACACACGTTAAAAGCCACACAAATCCCAAAAGATGTTGCTGAAAAGCTAAAAGCTTATTGTAATAGCGGCGAAGAGAAGGAAAAATAAGCTTTTAATTTGACGTTTAAACTCAAGATTTTGGAAAGAAAGCGTTAGGGCAAAAGACTATGCTGTTCGTTCCATGGCAGTATATTGCAGACTGGAAATGCAACACTTGCGGCTTGTGCTGCAAAGCCTACAGCGTAGTCCTAAACTTCCAAGAATGGCTAAAAATAGTAAAAAACTACGGCGTTGAAACAACAGTTTCAGGCTTAAACAAGCTATACTTGCGAAGAAAAACAGATGGCTCATGCATATTCCTCTACAAAGTGGCGGACATGCACCTATGTGGACTGCAACACATGAAACCGACGGCGTGCAAACTCTGGCCCTTCAAAATTTTAGCCACCCCAAAATTTGGATATGCAAAAGAGGCACTATACCCCTATGGCGGAAAAACCCTATACGTATATGCTGACTCCACATGCACCGGACTAATCTATGGAAGACCAACATGGGAGTTTACAAATCAAACCATAAAAGAGTTTATAGAAATCGCTATAGGAGTTCGCAGTGACCAAAAAAGAAGTAAGGCAGATATTGGCTTTATCCAACAATACCCCTTAATAAGGCGACTTTTCTAGGCAACTCTTAACCGCTTTCGTCCCTAAGTATCAGTAGGAAGATTCAAAAGGCTACAGAGAACATAAGCGCTTTTAAATGGACTGCATTGGATAACGCTCATATTGAAGTTCATAAAGCTTCTTTAACTTTTCAACAGTGTCTATTTCCTCTATGGTTTTGTCTGTTCTGAAGCGCACTATTTT
This window harbors:
- a CDS encoding thioesterase family protein; this encodes MPKSFKTLYRVSWVDTDAAQIVHFSNFFRFAERAEEEFYKHLGFIDWFGLKDVIMPRVEAFCQFKKPARFNDLLEIELTVEELREKAVKYGFKIYNKEKAELLANGYLVAVAVNRHTLKATQIPKDVAEKLKAYCNSGEEKEK
- a CDS encoding DEAD/DEAH box helicase, with amino-acid sequence MKEQPKNAFDLLVKPVRRLIEQRGFSKPTEPQEKTIPLILEGKNVLLISPTATGKTEAAFLPVLSMLLHEPHAPGIKVLYITPLRALNRDMLERLEWWCNNLDIKLAVRHGDTETRERTRQARSPPDVLITTPETLQAILVGWIMRQHLQQVRWVIIDEVHEMADSKRGSQLALSLERLRTMIGRDFQIIGLSATIGSPEKVAQFLVGNGRPVEIVRVPVARKMHLKILFPKPKPEDFGLAEQLYTHPEVAARLRVIRDYISRHRSVLLFTNTRAISEVLASRFKVWDIDFPVSIHHGSLAKPSRIAAERGLKNGELKGLVCTSSLELGIDVGRIDLVIQYMSPRQVTRLIQRVGRSGHRIGRIAEGIIVTMDSDDTLEALAIARRALKEDLEPVEIPPKPYDALAHQIAGLLLKQKRLEFSEILEMFRKAYPYTDLTMEDIEKILRYMHERFPRLAWVSFEDKVVLKPRRTKALFEYYFDNLSMIPEEKQYLVVDETTDQAVGILDEAFMAEYGKPGIKFIIRGSPWRILHISGDKVYVKPVDDPTGAIPSWIGEEIPVPFEIAQEVGYIRGFVEEQTRKGLPPEDIAAKLSENYPAEKETILDALAETVEQAAAGIPVPTDKRITVEDWEDFVIVHAHFGSLTNRALAQLVGQLLSERVGYGVVVQHDPYRIFIQAMGAADTDQIVTLFDEMASMGEQAVRDALTRATVKTGIFKRRMIHVARRFGALEKWADFSNVSLQRLLKSFEGTPIFEEALKEVFTKDLDVERLVQVLARIRNNEIEIIKVETGGTATPVARVGIERVSMKTDLIPPERMRAVLIESAKARLLNETCNLVCTNCWSYADMIRVKDLPAKPKCPKCGSEAIGLLRVEEERVLPLVEKKGEKLTKSEEKLQRQALQTARLIEKYGKAAAVALCARKVQPSDVKEVLEKEATLTDKFYELVLEAERKAISKRFW
- a CDS encoding YkgJ family cysteine cluster protein, with protein sequence MLFVPWQYIADWKCNTCGLCCKAYSVVLNFQEWLKIVKNYGVETTVSGLNKLYLRRKTDGSCIFLYKVADMHLCGLQHMKPTACKLWPFKILATPKFGYAKEALYPYGGKTLYVYADSTCTGLIYGRPTWEFTNQTIKEFIEIAIGVRSDQKRSKADIGFIQQYPLIRRLF
- a CDS encoding class I SAM-dependent methyltransferase produces the protein MEACSLFIAPYVPTPLPVVRHMLILAQLKPGEVFFDLGAGDGRTVIMAAKEFGARAVGVELREDLAKRALSTVYEEGLQDRVTIVNGDMFNVDLSSADVVFLYLTTSANEKIKPKLEAELRPGARVVSHDYEIVGWRPLKVENFCENPKLGYPSHTIYLYKKV